A single region of the Sphingomonas sp. LY29 genome encodes:
- the dut gene encoding dUTP diphosphatase, protein MTIAIQICRLPHGEGLPLPSYATPGAAGMDVVAAEDLDLMPGQRHAVATGFRVAIPQGYEIQVRPRSGLAFKHGITVPNTPGTIDSDYRGELKVLLINHGDEPFPIRRGERVAQLVPAAVTLASFDEVEELCETDRGAGGFGSTGR, encoded by the coding sequence ATGACGATTGCCATCCAGATTTGCCGCCTGCCCCACGGAGAGGGCCTTCCCCTGCCCAGCTATGCCACGCCCGGCGCAGCCGGAATGGACGTGGTCGCCGCCGAAGATCTCGACCTGATGCCAGGCCAGCGCCACGCAGTCGCGACGGGGTTCCGCGTCGCCATCCCGCAAGGATACGAGATTCAGGTGCGTCCACGTTCCGGCCTCGCGTTCAAGCACGGCATCACCGTGCCGAACACGCCCGGCACGATCGACAGCGATTATCGTGGCGAGCTCAAGGTTTTGCTGATCAACCACGGCGACGAGCCTTTCCCAATTCGCCGCGGCGAACGCGTCGCGCAATTGGTGCCAGCGGCGGTGACGCTTGCATCGTTCGATGAGGTCGAGGAATTGTGCGAGACCGATCGCGGCGCGGGCGGGTTCGGCTCGACGGGGCGATGA
- the ubiB gene encoding 2-polyprenylphenol 6-hydroxylase — protein sequence MTSAATHLWRLLRWGRTLARHGALQGIERDPLTPPNVRRLVRVARSGLSMPATPDYASALQEIGPAAIKLGQALATRPDLVGDAAAENLLRLQDSLPPAPFPAIKAAIEQALEAPLTALYSEFDEVPIGAASIAQVHKAVTIEGRKVAVKVLRPGIEEEFARALETYEWAAAHVELLGGEAERLRPRLVIAHFKQWTRRELDLQREAASASELKDNMIAEPGFYVPEIDWSRTARRVLTLEWLDGIKLSNRAALIEAGHDPRALATTLVRAFLRQAVVDGYFHADLHQGNLFALPDGRLAAIDFGIMGRIDRRARLWLAEILYGLITANYRRVAEIHFEAQYVPSHHNVDEFATALRAVGEPIRGLPVKDISVARMLDGLFTITRDFDMQTQPHLLLLQKTMVMEEGVATALDPDINMWEAAEPFLKDWLRTELGPEAYYADRIVETVRAFKLIPDLITRIDAAYPPVGAAPPPPPLAEVEVIERPQGLGYAVTALIAAALGAAAMFLLG from the coding sequence TTGACCAGCGCTGCCACCCATCTGTGGCGCCTGCTGCGCTGGGGACGAACGCTGGCGCGGCATGGCGCCTTGCAAGGGATCGAGCGCGATCCGCTGACCCCGCCCAATGTCCGCCGCCTGGTGCGAGTCGCTCGTTCCGGGCTGTCGATGCCTGCGACCCCGGACTACGCCTCGGCGCTTCAGGAAATTGGCCCTGCGGCAATCAAACTTGGTCAGGCGTTGGCAACGCGTCCCGACCTTGTCGGCGATGCGGCCGCCGAGAATTTACTCCGGTTGCAGGACTCGCTCCCGCCTGCCCCGTTCCCCGCGATCAAGGCCGCGATCGAGCAGGCGCTCGAAGCCCCGCTGACGGCGCTCTATTCCGAATTCGATGAGGTTCCGATCGGTGCGGCGTCAATCGCGCAGGTCCACAAGGCGGTCACGATCGAAGGCCGCAAGGTTGCGGTGAAAGTGCTTCGCCCGGGCATCGAGGAAGAATTTGCCCGCGCGCTCGAAACTTATGAATGGGCGGCGGCGCATGTCGAATTGCTTGGCGGCGAGGCCGAGCGGCTTCGTCCGCGCCTCGTCATCGCGCACTTTAAGCAGTGGACCCGGCGAGAACTCGACCTCCAGCGCGAGGCCGCGTCCGCGTCCGAACTCAAGGACAACATGATCGCGGAGCCGGGCTTCTATGTGCCCGAGATCGACTGGAGCCGCACCGCGCGGCGGGTCCTGACGCTCGAATGGCTCGACGGGATCAAGCTGTCGAACCGTGCCGCGCTGATCGAGGCCGGCCACGATCCGCGCGCACTTGCGACCACGTTGGTCCGCGCCTTCCTCCGCCAAGCGGTCGTTGACGGCTATTTCCATGCCGACCTGCACCAGGGCAATTTGTTCGCGCTGCCGGACGGCCGGCTCGCCGCGATCGACTTTGGCATCATGGGCCGCATCGACCGCCGCGCCCGTCTGTGGCTCGCCGAAATCCTCTACGGGCTGATCACCGCCAATTACCGCCGCGTCGCCGAGATTCATTTCGAGGCTCAGTACGTCCCTTCGCATCACAACGTCGACGAATTCGCGACGGCGCTGCGTGCCGTGGGCGAGCCAATCCGCGGCCTCCCGGTCAAGGACATCAGCGTTGCGCGAATGCTCGACGGGTTGTTCACGATCACCCGCGATTTCGACATGCAGACCCAGCCGCACCTGTTGCTGCTGCAGAAGACGATGGTCATGGAAGAAGGCGTCGCCACCGCGCTCGATCCTGACATCAACATGTGGGAAGCGGCCGAGCCGTTCCTGAAGGACTGGCTGCGCACCGAATTGGGGCCAGAAGCCTATTACGCCGATCGCATCGTCGAGACGGTGCGCGCGTTCAAGCTGATCCCCGACCTGATCACACGGATCGACGCCGCTTATCCGCCCGTCGGCGCTGCGCCGCCGCCGCCGCCGCTGGCGGAGGTCGAGGTGATCGAGCGCCCACAGGGCCTTGGCTATGCCGTTACCGCCCTCATCGCCGCGGCACTGGGAGCGGCCGCCATGTTCCTGCTAGGCTAG
- the mutM gene encoding bifunctional DNA-formamidopyrimidine glycosylase/DNA-(apurinic or apyrimidinic site) lyase, which yields MPELPEVETTVRGLEAVLKGRQIERIETRRDDLRRPFPADLGQRMTGARVVSLGRRAKYGLIDTDRGDTLIFHLGMSGRWRIDPDAIGTHDHLVIDIDDGRRLSLNDPRRFGSVDLVATDDLTEWPAFKALGPEPLGGSITGAWLKTKFNDRVAAVKLLLLDQRIVAGLGNIYVCEALFRARIDPRKAGGRIGRGKLDALADAIPAVLEDAIRAGGSSLRDFAAPDGELGYFSKQFDVYGREGEPCRGGCEGKVRRIVQGGRSTFYCPSCQR from the coding sequence ATGCCCGAGCTTCCCGAAGTCGAAACCACCGTCCGCGGCCTAGAGGCGGTGCTGAAGGGGCGGCAGATCGAACGGATCGAGACCCGGCGCGACGATCTGCGTCGTCCATTTCCAGCTGATTTGGGGCAGCGAATGACCGGAGCCAGGGTCGTCTCGCTCGGTCGGCGCGCCAAATATGGCCTGATCGACACTGATCGCGGGGACACGCTAATCTTCCATCTGGGCATGTCGGGGAGGTGGCGGATCGATCCCGATGCGATCGGCACTCACGATCATCTTGTCATCGATATCGACGACGGACGGCGGTTGAGCCTCAACGACCCACGTCGCTTTGGATCGGTAGACCTGGTGGCGACCGACGACCTCACCGAGTGGCCCGCGTTCAAGGCCTTGGGGCCGGAGCCGCTCGGTGGTTCGATCACCGGAGCCTGGTTGAAAACGAAGTTCAACGATCGCGTCGCTGCGGTGAAGCTGTTGTTGCTCGACCAGCGAATCGTCGCCGGACTTGGCAATATTTACGTGTGCGAGGCGCTGTTTCGGGCGCGGATCGATCCGCGCAAGGCCGGCGGGCGGATCGGGCGAGGTAAGCTCGACGCCTTGGCCGACGCCATTCCGGCGGTGCTGGAGGATGCCATTCGCGCCGGCGGCTCCTCGCTACGCGACTTCGCGGCGCCTGACGGTGAGCTGGGATATTTCAGCAAGCAATTCGACGTGTACGGTCGCGAAGGCGAGCCGTGCCGGGGCGGCTGCGAGGGCAAGGTGCGTCGGATCGTCCAGGGCGGTCGGTCCACCTTCTATTGTCCGTCATGCCAGCGATAG
- a CDS encoding class I SAM-dependent methyltransferase, with product MDKVNFGDQLVTPEEKTRRVGGVFSSVARNYDVMNDLMSAGLHRRWKDRFVTKVRPRPGDMILDVAGGTGDIAFRMAAKGASVTVTDINPDMLGVGMERAEKKGIEGLTWQVENAETLTFDDAQFDAYTIAFGIRNVTDVPAALREAHRVLKRGGRFFCLEFSTTEWPGFGDIYDKYSDAVIPRIGKAIAGDEESYRYLVESIRRFPRIEEFRNMIGEAGFASTSVEPILGGLVAIHGGWKI from the coding sequence ATGGACAAGGTCAATTTCGGTGATCAACTGGTCACTCCAGAGGAAAAGACTCGCCGGGTGGGCGGCGTCTTCTCCTCGGTCGCCCGCAACTATGACGTGATGAACGACCTGATGTCGGCCGGACTGCACCGCCGTTGGAAAGACCGCTTCGTCACCAAGGTCCGCCCCCGTCCGGGGGACATGATTCTCGACGTGGCTGGCGGCACCGGCGACATCGCCTTCCGCATGGCCGCCAAGGGCGCCTCGGTCACCGTCACCGACATCAACCCCGACATGCTTGGCGTCGGAATGGAGCGCGCCGAGAAGAAGGGAATCGAAGGCCTCACTTGGCAGGTCGAGAACGCCGAAACGCTAACCTTCGATGACGCCCAATTCGACGCCTACACGATCGCATTCGGCATTCGAAACGTGACCGACGTCCCTGCAGCTTTGCGGGAAGCGCATCGCGTGCTGAAACGTGGCGGCCGTTTCTTCTGCCTCGAATTCTCGACGACCGAGTGGCCGGGGTTCGGCGATATCTATGACAAATATTCGGACGCGGTCATCCCGCGCATCGGCAAGGCCATTGCGGGCGACGAGGAAAGCTATCGCTACCTGGTCGAATCGATCCGACGCTTTCCGCGCATCGAGGAATTCCGAAACATGATTGGCGAGGCCGGCTTCGCGTCGACCAGCGTCGAACCCATCCTCGGTGGTCTCGTCGCGATCCACGGCGGATGGAAGATTTGA
- the coaBC gene encoding bifunctional phosphopantothenoylcysteine decarboxylase/phosphopantothenate--cysteine ligase CoaBC — MAKILLIVGGGIAAYKAAELIRMARKQGHSVTPVLTAGGAHFVTPMSLAALAESPVYTSLWDLKDESEMGHIQLSRAADLVLVCPATADLIARMAAGIADDLATTLLLATDKPVVIAPAMNVRMWQHAATQRNVEQLRADGVTVLAPDEGPMACGEFGPGRLPEPEDIMRRIAPMLGGSDALTLPTPLAGKHVLVTAGPTHEPIDPVRVIANRSSGKQGFAIAEAAARAGARVTLIAGPVSLATPGGVTRIDVETAEQMAAAVDQALPADVAILVAAVADWKVEASPSKLKKSAGPPALRFAPNPDILATVSARPDRPRLLIGFAAETQDVVSQAIAKRHAKGADWIVANDVSGDVMGGARNRVHLITEAGSEDWPEAAKEDVARHLIDRIAQDLS; from the coding sequence ATGGCGAAAATCCTCCTCATCGTCGGTGGCGGCATCGCGGCATACAAGGCGGCCGAACTGATCCGAATGGCGCGCAAGCAGGGCCATTCGGTGACGCCCGTCCTCACCGCCGGTGGCGCGCATTTTGTCACGCCGATGAGCCTCGCTGCGCTGGCCGAAAGTCCGGTCTACACTAGCCTGTGGGACCTCAAGGACGAAAGCGAGATGGGGCACATCCAGCTCTCGCGCGCCGCCGATCTGGTTCTCGTCTGCCCCGCCACCGCTGACCTCATCGCGCGCATGGCGGCGGGCATCGCCGACGACCTTGCGACGACCTTGCTGCTTGCTACCGATAAACCGGTCGTCATCGCCCCGGCGATGAACGTCCGCATGTGGCAGCACGCGGCGACGCAGCGCAACGTCGAGCAGCTTCGCGCCGATGGCGTCACCGTCCTTGCTCCCGACGAAGGCCCGATGGCGTGCGGCGAATTTGGTCCGGGTCGATTGCCCGAACCGGAAGACATCATGCGCCGGATCGCGCCGATGCTCGGCGGCTCGGATGCGTTGACCCTGCCGACACCGCTTGCGGGCAAGCATGTTCTCGTCACCGCAGGGCCAACACACGAGCCGATAGATCCCGTCCGCGTGATCGCCAATCGCTCGTCGGGCAAGCAAGGCTTCGCGATCGCCGAGGCGGCCGCGCGGGCCGGTGCGCGCGTGACCCTCATCGCCGGTCCGGTTTCCCTCGCCACACCGGGCGGCGTGACGCGGATCGATGTCGAGACCGCCGAGCAAATGGCGGCGGCGGTGGATCAGGCACTTCCCGCCGACGTCGCGATCCTCGTCGCCGCCGTGGCAGACTGGAAGGTCGAGGCCAGTCCCTCCAAGCTCAAGAAAAGTGCTGGTCCCCCGGCACTTCGCTTCGCGCCCAACCCCGACATCTTGGCGACGGTGTCCGCCCGTCCCGATCGCCCTCGCCTTCTGATCGGCTTTGCTGCCGAAACTCAGGATGTCGTGTCGCAGGCGATCGCAAAGCGTCACGCGAAGGGGGCGGACTGGATCGTCGCCAACGACGTCAGCGGCGACGTCATGGGTGGCGCTCGCAATCGCGTCCACCTGATCACCGAGGCGGGTTCGGAGGATTGGCCCGAAGCCGCCAAGGAGGACGTCGCCCGCCACCTTATCGATCGAATCGCGCAGGACCTGTCATGA
- a CDS encoding HesA/MoeB/ThiF family protein, whose protein sequence is MSFSDDELDRYARHIVLPEIGGAGQAALKQANVAVIGAGGVGASVIPALAGAGIGCLTIVDGDTVDLSNLQRQPIYRTSDVGKGKADLAATFVANRNPNVVVKTVASRIDRSNAAEILAGHHIIIDGTDNFATRLIVSDAAVALGIPLISAAAQQFQGQVALLRARPCYRCFVGDAFDADDCDTCAEFGVLGALTGIVGSLAALMAIRAIVGIAPDAAGQLHLFDGRALSWRTLRLTADPTCRACG, encoded by the coding sequence ATGAGCTTCAGCGACGACGAACTCGACCGCTACGCCCGCCACATCGTCCTGCCCGAGATCGGTGGTGCCGGTCAGGCCGCGCTGAAGCAGGCCAATGTTGCGGTGATCGGCGCGGGCGGCGTTGGCGCTTCGGTGATCCCGGCGCTGGCGGGGGCGGGCATCGGCTGCCTCACGATCGTCGATGGCGACACGGTCGACCTGTCGAACCTTCAGCGCCAGCCGATCTATCGGACCAGCGACGTCGGCAAAGGCAAAGCCGACCTTGCAGCTACCTTCGTCGCGAACCGCAATCCGAATGTCGTCGTCAAGACCGTCGCGTCCAGGATCGACCGGTCAAATGCGGCTGAGATCCTCGCCGGCCATCACATCATCATCGACGGGACCGACAATTTCGCGACGCGGCTGATTGTCAGCGACGCTGCCGTCGCGCTCGGCATCCCGCTTATCTCGGCCGCCGCCCAGCAGTTCCAGGGCCAGGTCGCGCTGCTCCGCGCCAGGCCATGCTATCGTTGCTTCGTCGGCGACGCCTTCGATGCCGACGACTGCGATACCTGCGCCGAGTTCGGTGTGCTTGGGGCGCTAACCGGGATCGTCGGAAGCCTGGCCGCGCTCATGGCGATCCGCGCTATCGTCGGGATCGCGCCCGACGCGGCCGGTCAGCTTCACCTGTTTGACGGCCGCGCTTTGTCGTGGCGGACCTTGCGCCTGACCGCCGACCCGACCTGCCGCGCCTGCGGCTAA